The Nitrosomonas sp. sh817 genome includes a window with the following:
- a CDS encoding di-heme-cytochrome C peroxidase, whose amino-acid sequence MEQSFVSSYQRFLSFISALLLLFGISSCSLIPETDPDRGATTVQQDPFGDSYTTVKYLDQGWDISDSLWFYTTTQGSNLMPYDFFMVLEKPGESELFRSNENMNAYRYLPQKATSYNPDALPVGWVKDDYKGQQYVGLTCAACHTGQVNYNGVGIRIDGGPANADMEEIMIGLSKALKYTRENEEAKARFVKNVLARGNYKSETEVLGDLAKYEQRLTNYTIINRSPTPYGYARLDAFGRIYNRVLEHLINERELRELLRDRKIMRDKGMSDEELDQIMADLDKIPTGDQRDRMVERLTQNLTKWQLGRLRKAIYNPADAPVSYPFLWDIPQHDYVQWNGLAANAGLGPVGRNTGEVIGVFGTLDWNEEKGMTISTLIGGQNTRTKISFDSSVNVHNLREIESHLQKLQSPKWPEDILGPIDHQRASRGQSLFNEYCASCHANIVRDDPDRRVIAIMSRVSDIGTDPVMAENSFNRTGYSGILRNQYVDVGVGSILLDQKAPVAALLTKATLNVVATPDPDKLFFQRWGDWIVDIGKAFFHNEIKSSIKHGNYDPDTTAKPLASLNAYKARSLNGIWATAPYLHNGSVPTLYDLLLPKKQEGDPEDGEYRPDQFEVGSREFDPGKVGLKSSGYEGFTFDTSLKGNSNAGHEYTTGKTAQLNGKILKPLSKEERLDLLEYLKTL is encoded by the coding sequence GTGGAACAGTCATTTGTATCGTCATATCAGCGGTTTCTATCTTTTATTTCAGCTTTGCTTCTATTATTCGGAATATCTTCCTGTTCACTTATTCCGGAAACCGACCCTGATCGTGGCGCAACCACGGTCCAACAAGATCCGTTCGGCGACAGTTATACAACTGTCAAATATCTGGATCAAGGCTGGGATATTTCTGACAGTCTATGGTTTTATACCACAACCCAAGGATCCAACCTGATGCCTTATGATTTCTTCATGGTATTGGAAAAACCGGGAGAATCCGAGCTGTTCCGTTCCAACGAGAACATGAATGCCTATCGCTACCTGCCGCAAAAAGCCACATCCTACAATCCGGATGCATTACCGGTCGGTTGGGTCAAGGACGATTATAAAGGACAGCAATACGTAGGCCTCACCTGCGCAGCTTGCCATACCGGCCAGGTAAACTATAACGGTGTCGGTATCCGGATCGATGGCGGCCCAGCCAACGCCGATATGGAAGAAATCATGATCGGTCTCTCAAAAGCGCTGAAATACACACGCGAAAATGAGGAAGCGAAAGCCCGGTTTGTCAAAAATGTGCTGGCGCGCGGTAATTACAAGTCCGAGACCGAAGTGCTCGGTGATCTGGCGAAATACGAACAGCGTCTCACCAACTACACCATCATCAACCGCAGCCCAACCCCTTATGGCTATGCCCGGTTGGATGCATTTGGACGCATTTACAACCGGGTTCTTGAGCATCTCATCAACGAAAGAGAGTTGCGAGAGCTGCTGCGCGATCGCAAGATCATGCGCGACAAAGGCATGAGCGACGAAGAACTCGATCAAATCATGGCCGATCTGGACAAGATTCCTACCGGTGATCAACGCGACCGGATGGTGGAACGCTTGACTCAAAATCTTACAAAATGGCAGCTGGGAAGGTTACGGAAAGCAATCTATAACCCAGCCGATGCGCCTGTCAGCTATCCGTTCTTATGGGATATTCCGCAACACGATTATGTACAATGGAACGGTCTGGCAGCCAACGCCGGACTAGGTCCGGTCGGACGGAATACCGGTGAGGTAATCGGTGTGTTCGGCACGTTGGATTGGAATGAAGAGAAGGGAATGACGATTTCCACTTTGATCGGCGGACAAAATACCCGCACTAAGATCAGTTTCGATTCTTCCGTGAACGTCCACAATCTGCGCGAGATCGAATCGCACTTGCAAAAACTGCAATCCCCTAAATGGCCGGAAGATATTCTCGGCCCGATTGACCATCAACGCGCGTCGCGCGGTCAATCGTTATTCAACGAATACTGCGCCAGCTGCCACGCCAACATCGTGCGTGATGACCCGGATCGCCGGGTAATTGCCATCATGTCCAGAGTCAGCGATATCGGGACGGATCCGGTCATGGCCGAGAACAGTTTCAACCGTACCGGTTATTCCGGCATCTTGCGCAACCAATATGTCGATGTCGGTGTGGGCAGCATTTTATTGGATCAAAAAGCGCCGGTTGCAGCGTTGTTGACTAAAGCAACGTTGAATGTGGTCGCCACACCGGACCCCGACAAATTGTTCTTCCAGCGCTGGGGGGATTGGATTGTGGATATTGGAAAGGCATTCTTTCACAATGAAATCAAGTCATCGATCAAGCATGGCAACTACGATCCGGATACCACGGCAAAACCGCTGGCTTCGCTGAATGCTTATAAAGCACGGTCATTGAACGGCATTTGGGCAACGGCGCCTTATCTTCATAACGGTTCCGTCCCGACTCTGTATGATCTGTTATTACCCAAAAAACAAGAAGGCGATCCGGAAGACGGCGAATACCGCCCGGATCAATTTGAAGTGGGTTCGAGAGAATTCGATCCCGGCAAAGTAGGCCTTAAAAGCAGCGGATACGAAGGCTTCACTTTCGATACCAGTTTGAAAGGCAATAGTAACGCAGGTCACGAATATACCACCGGCAAAACGGCGCAACTCAACGGAAAAATTCTGAAACCGCTCTCCAAGGAAGAGCGGCTGGATTTACTGGAATATCTGAAGACTCTTTAA
- a CDS encoding bifunctional UDP-sugar hydrolase/5'-nucleotidase, protein MRKIFAGWLSVILVAVLTACVATSPAHIDDGRIHVTILHFNDIYEITPVSGGKEGGIARVATLRKQLLARNPNTITTLGGDLFSPSAIGTAQYQGEQLAGRQMVDVLNHFALDYATFGNHEFDLKEQQFNQRLLETQFTWISSNVFAADGQPYTSVKQHLVIPVVDKKSGKTFRIGMFGLTLPANQSGYVRYSDPLTAANEQIAQLGGQTDFIIALTHQAIDDDVELLEKFPQIGLLLGGHEHVNYQNWRGNFTPLLKGDANVRSVYVVDLHFDPQTGKTEVKPTFVPISGSLAEDVAVKIVVDKWMAIAFDAFRQQGFEPEAVITNTSEALDGLESNVRTRKTNLTELIAKSLLRPYPEADLSLYNSGSIRIDDVLPPGQITVYDIIRVLPFGGKVQLAEIKGELLLKVLNQGIANTGSGDFLQSANTRRVGGAWEINDTALDPKKTYRLAINDFLASGREHGLDYLKPGTPDFVIVNAGNNTDIRQLVIEQLKSH, encoded by the coding sequence ATGAGAAAAATTTTTGCCGGCTGGTTATCTGTAATTCTTGTTGCTGTATTGACAGCCTGCGTTGCGACATCTCCGGCGCATATTGATGATGGCAGGATCCATGTCACCATTTTGCATTTTAACGATATTTACGAGATTACACCGGTCAGCGGCGGCAAGGAAGGCGGTATCGCCCGGGTTGCGACACTACGCAAGCAATTACTGGCGCGGAATCCGAATACCATCACGACATTGGGCGGCGATCTGTTCAGTCCCTCGGCGATCGGTACGGCGCAGTATCAAGGCGAGCAGTTGGCTGGACGGCAGATGGTCGATGTGCTGAATCACTTTGCGCTCGATTACGCGACTTTTGGCAATCATGAATTCGATCTCAAAGAACAGCAATTCAACCAGCGTTTGCTAGAGACCCAATTTACATGGATTTCCAGCAATGTGTTTGCTGCCGATGGCCAGCCTTATACGAGTGTGAAACAACATCTGGTGATTCCTGTCGTCGATAAAAAAAGCGGGAAAACTTTCAGAATTGGCATGTTTGGATTGACACTGCCAGCTAATCAATCGGGATATGTCCGTTATTCCGATCCGCTGACAGCGGCTAACGAACAGATTGCGCAACTCGGCGGTCAGACGGATTTCATTATTGCGTTAACGCACCAAGCCATCGACGATGACGTTGAATTGCTGGAGAAATTTCCACAAATCGGGTTGCTGCTTGGCGGACATGAACACGTCAATTATCAAAACTGGCGCGGTAATTTCACGCCATTGTTGAAGGGGGACGCCAACGTTCGTTCCGTTTACGTCGTCGATCTTCACTTTGATCCACAAACCGGCAAAACCGAAGTCAAACCCACGTTTGTGCCGATCAGCGGCAGTTTGGCGGAAGATGTTGCTGTGAAGATTGTAGTCGATAAATGGATGGCTATCGCTTTTGATGCATTCCGGCAACAAGGTTTTGAACCCGAGGCTGTGATCACGAATACTTCGGAAGCCTTGGATGGACTGGAATCGAACGTGCGTACCCGCAAAACCAACCTGACCGAATTGATCGCAAAAAGCTTGCTGCGACCATATCCGGAAGCCGATCTGTCACTCTATAACAGCGGTTCGATCCGCATCGATGACGTGTTGCCTCCAGGACAAATCACCGTCTACGATATCATCCGCGTGCTGCCGTTCGGCGGAAAAGTCCAACTGGCCGAGATTAAAGGTGAGTTACTGCTGAAGGTATTGAATCAGGGTATTGCCAATACCGGCTCCGGCGATTTTCTGCAGTCCGCCAATACCCGGCGGGTGGGTGGCGCATGGGAAATCAATGATACTGCACTGGATCCGAAGAAAACTTACCGGCTCGCCATTAACGATTTTCTTGCTTCCGGGAGAGAACACGGACTGGATTACCTGAAACCGGGAACACCAGATTTTGTAATTGTAAATGCCGGGAACAATACCGATATTCGCCAGTTGGTGATTGAACAGCTTAAAAGTCATTGA